ATGTTGATCTTGATTTTGAAGAAGACTCTCTAAAAAGAATTGCTACTCTTGCTTTAGAAAGAAAAATTGGTGCAAGAGGACTTAGATCTATTATCGAAAACATTATGACAGAACTTATGTTTGAGATTCCTTCAGATAAATCTATCAAAAAGGTTACAATTACCGCTGATTCAATTCAAGATTCTACAAAAGTTAAAATTGAACACTAAGGAGTGATTACTAATGAGTAGATTACCTTTTTTACCTACTAGGGAAATGGTTCTTTTCCCAGGAACAGCATCTCCTCTTTATGTTGGAAGAGAAAGAAGCTTATTAACGATGAATTTTGCAATGAAAACAAAAAATAAACTAGTTTTAAGTTTACAAAAAGATTCTTTAGAAGAAAATCCAGCTCTTCCAGAAGGAATCCATAAAATTGGGGTTTTAGCTAATATCGTACAATCTATTCCCCTACCAAATAAAAGTATAAAAGTTCTTATAGATGTAGACAAAAGAGTACTTATTGAAAATATTGTTGAGGAAGATGGAATTCTTTTTGCTGATTACAGTGTTATATCTGCAACTGAAGAAACTTCTCCTGAGTTGACTGCTCTAAAAAGAAAAGTTATCAACCTTTTTGAAGAATACTCAACACTAACTAACCAAGTTAGTGCTGAATTGATGGTTCAACTAAAAGGACTTAGAAAAGCTGGAAAGATTTTTGATTCAATTGCATTTAATCTTGAAATTGAAGAATCTTTAAAAGTTGAACTTTTAGAACTTCTTGATGTTAAAGATAGAGGATACAAATTAGTTGAAATTTTAAACAATGAAATTGAAATTGCTTCTATTGAACAAAAAGTAGATCAAAAAGTTAAGGAAAAAATAAATGAAAGCCAAAAGAGCTACTTTATAAGAGAAAAAATAAATACTCTTAGAGAAGAGCTTGGTAAAAATGGTGGAGATGAAGAGACTGATGAACTTTTTGATAAAGTTAGAAACTCTCCTCTTCCAAAAGAAGCTAAAGATAAATTAGAAATAGAACTAAAAAAATTAGGTAAAATGGCTCCTTATTCTGCAGAAGCTACTGTTTCTAGAGCATATATTGAATCTGTTTTAGAACTTCCTTGGGGAGTTTTAACTACAGAAACTTTAGATCTGAAGATAGCTCACGAAGTTTTAGAAAAAGACCATTATGGACTTAAAGATGTAAAAAATAGAATTCTTGATTATCTAGCTGTAAAAAAACTAAATCCAGATATGAAAGGAACTATCCTTTGTTTAGCTGGACCTCCTGGAGTTGGAAAAACATCTTTAGCTAAATCTGTTGCTGATGCTTTGGGTAGAAACTTTATCAGAATATCTTTAGGTGGAGTTAGAGATGAAGCTGAAATAAGAGGACACAGAAGAACTTATATAGGTTCTATGCCTGGAAAGATAATTAAGGCTATCAAAAATGCTGGAAGTGTTAACCCTGTTATCCTTCTTGATGAAATCGATAAGATGTCAAGCGACTTCAAAGGAGATCCTGCTTCTGCTATGTTAGAAGTTCTAGACCCTGAGCAAAACAAGCATTTTGAAGATCACTATTTAGATATGCCATTTGACTTATCTAAAGTATTCTTTATTGCTACAGCAAATGATTTAAGAAGTATTCCTGGTCCTTTAAGAGACAGAATGGAAATAATAACTCTTTCTTCATATACTGAGTTTGAAAAGCTTCATATAGCAAATAGCTACCTTATTAAACAAGCTCAAGTTGAAAATGGTTTATCTAATATTAAAATCAATATCACAGATAAAGCTGTTTTAAAAATTATAGATGAATATACTAGAGAAGCTGGTGTCAGAAATCTGAAAAGAGAAATCTCTGGATTATTTAGAAAAGTTGCTAGAGATGTCATTGATAAAGATGCAAAATCTGCTAGTATCACTGTTAAAAATTTAGAATCTTATTTAGGTCATCCTAAATTTAGACCTGAAAAAATGAAAAAAGCTGTTTCTAAAGTTGGAGTTGTAAATGGTTTAGCTTGGACAGCCGTTGGTGGAATGACACTTGAAGTTCAAGGTGTACAAATCCCAGGAAAAGGAAGCCTTTCTCTAACTGGTACTCTTGGAAATGTTATGAAGGAATCAGCTATGGTTGCTTTTACATATCTAAAAGCTAACTTTGATAAATTCAATGTTGAACCAACTGTTTTAGATAAAAAAGATATTCACCTTCACTTCCCAGAAGGAGCAACACCAAAAGATGGACCATCTGCTGGTACTGCTATCACAACAACTATTTTATCAGTGTTAACTGGTAGAAAAGTTAAGCAAACTTTTGCTATGACTGGTGAAATCACTATTACTGGTGAAGTTTTACCTGTTGGTGGAATCAAAGAGAAGGTAATTGGGGCTCATAGAGCTGGAATTAAAAATATAATCTTACCTGAGGACAATAAGGTAGATGTAGAGGAAATCCCAGAAGAAGTAATGAAAGATATTAAAATTTACTTTGCTTCAACTTATGACGATGTTGAAAAACTTGCCCTTGAAAAATAATAGAAAGAGGTAATAAGATGATTGTAAAACAAGCAGATTTCGTAAAATCAGCTGTATTTGAAAAAGATTATCCTGAAGAGTTAAGCCATATAGAGTTTGCCTTTGTTGGAAGATCTAACGTTGGAAAATCATCTCTTATAAACAGTATCACAGGAAGAAATAAACTAGCTAAAACTAGTAAAACTCCAGGTAGAACACAGTTAATTAACTATTTCCTAATCAACAAAGAATTCTTCTTTGTTGATTTACCTGGATATGGATTCGCTAAGGTTCCTAAAGAGATGAAAAAAGAATGGGGATTAACAATGGAGAGATACCTTGCTAGCCCTAGAAAAAAACTTGTGTTTGTTCTTCTAGATATAAGAAGAATTCCAAGTGGAGAAGATTTAGATATGCTTAGATGGTTAGACCACTATGGAACACCATTTAAAATTATTTTTACTAAAATGGATAAAGTATCGAATAATGAGAAATTTAAAGCTTTAAAAGATATCAGAACAAAGGTTGATTTCCATAATGATGATGTTTTCTTCCACTCATCACTTAATAATAATGGAAAAGAACAAGTTTTAGAATATATTGAAAACTGTTTAAAGGGAGAAATTGAATAGGAGGATTTTAAATGAATGAATTAGCTACTACTTATTCCCCTAATGAAATTGAGGGAAAATGGTATAAATATTGGGAGGAGTCGAAGTTTTTTGCTGCTACTTTAGATGATAATAAAGCAAACTACTCTATCGTTATCCCACCTCCAAATGTAACTGGAATATTACATATGGGACATATTCTTAATAACAGTATCCAAGATGTACTTGTTAGATATAAAAGAATGAGTGGATACAACACTCTATGGATGCCTGGAACAGATCATGCTGGTATCGCGACTCAAAACAGAGTTGAAAGAAAATTAGCTGAAAACGGATTAACTAAAGAAGATTTAGGAAGAGACGAATTCATAAAACAAGTTTGGGAATGGAAAGAACAATATGGTGGAGCTATTACTAACCAATTAAGAAGAATTGGAGCTTCATTAGACTGGGATAGAGAAAGATTTACTATGGATGAAGGACTTTCTGAATCTGTAAAAGATATCTTTATCAAATTATTCAACGATGGATTAATCTATCAAGGTGAATATATGGTTAACTGGTGTCCAAGATGTGGAACAGCTCTTGCCGATGATGAAGTTGAGCATGAAGAAAAAGCTGGTTCTTTATGGAATATAAAATATCCTGTTAAAGGTTCTGACGAATTTTTAATAATTGCAACTACAAGACCTGAAACTATGCTTGCTGACGTTGCTATTGCTGTAAATCCTAACGATGAAAGATATTCACACCTTGTTGGTAAAAATGTAATTTTACCATTAGTTGGAAGAGAGATTCCTGTAATCGCTGATGAGTATGTTGATATGGAATTCGGTACGGGTGCTTTAAAAATAACTCCTGCACATGACCCTAATGATTTCACTTTAGGACAAAAATTCAACTTACCAATCATCAATATGATGACTCCTGAAGGTAAAGTTTCTAACGATTATCCTGCTTACGCTGGAATGGATAGATTCGATGCTAGAAAGAAAATGGTAGCTGATTTAGAAGAAGGTGGATTCTTAGTTAAAGTTGAATCTCACTCACACAATGTTGGTGGATGCTATAGATGTAACACTGTTGTAGAGCCTAGAGTATCTAAGCAATGGTTCGTTAAAATGAAACCTTTAGCTGAAAAGGCTTTAGAAGTTGTTAGAAACGGAAAAGTTAAACTTATGCCTAAGAGATGGGAAAAAGTTTACTACAACTGGTTAGAAAATATAAGAGACTGGTGTATCTCTAGACAAATCTGGTGGGGGCATAGAATTCCTGCTTGGTATGGTCCTGATATGCATATCTTCGTAGCTAAAACTGAAGAGGAGGCTTTTGCTCAAGCTAAAGCTCACTACGGACATGATGTTGAATTAACTCAAGAAACTGATGTTCTTGATACTTGGTTCTCATCTGCTCTATGGCCATTCTCAACTTTAGGTTGGCCTGATAAAACAACTGAATTAGCTAAATTCTACCCTACATCTACTCTAGTTACTGGAGCAGATATTCTGTTCTTCTGGGTTGCTAGAATGGTTATGTTTGGTATGTATACTATGGATGATATTCCATTTGAAAATGTTTACTTACACGGTATTGTAAGAGATGAGATTGGAAGAAAGATGTCTAAATCATTAGGGAACTCTCCTGATCCATTAAACTTAATTGAAGAGTATGGTGCTGATGCCATAAGATTTACTATGTTATATAATACTTCTCAGGGACAAGATGTTCACTTCTCTGAAAAATTAATTGAGATGGGAAGAAACTTCGCTAATAAAATTTGGAACGTTTCAAGATTCGTTCTAATGAACCTTGAAGATTTCGATATGAAATCATTTGATAAATCTAATGTTCAACTTGAATTAGTTGACGAATGGATTTTCTCTAAATTAAATAAAACTTCTAAAGATGTTGCAGATAAATTAGAAAAATTCCAATTAGATGAAGCTGCTAAATCATTATACGAATTCTTAAGAGGAGACTTCTGTGACTGGTATGTTGAGTTAGCTAAAGTTAGACTATACAACAAAGAAGAATCTGGAATTCAATCTAGACAAACTGCTCAATATGTTTTATGGACAGTTTTAGACGCTGGATTAAAACTTCTTCACCCATTCATGCCTTATATAACTGAAGAGATTTGGCAAAAAATAAAAGTAGATGGAGAGACTATTATGCTTTCTAGCTACCCTGTTTGTGACGACTCTTTAGTTAGTGACGAAAAAGAAAAAGCTTTTGAATATATTCAAGGTTTAATCTCTTCATTAAGAAATATAAGAGCTGAAAGAGGAATATCACCTGCTAAAGAAGCTAAAGTTGTTATTAGAACATCAAATCCTGTTGAATTAGAAACTTTAAAAGCAAATGAGTTATTCATAACTAAACTTGCTAAAATTGAAGAATTAACGGTTGGATCTGATTTAGCGACTCCTGAGCAAAGTGGATTTAGAGTTAATGGAAACTCTGAAGTATTTATGATCTTAACTGGTCTTTTAGACGTAGAGTCTGAAATTAAAAAAATAAATGAGCAACTTGAGAAAGTAAAAAAAGATTTAGATAAAGCTAATGCTAAACTTTCTGACGAAAGATTTACATCTAAAGCTCCGGCTCATATCTTAGATAGAGAGAGAAGAATTCAACAAGAATTCCAAGATAAGTATGATAAACTAATGGAAAACTTAAAAAACTTCCAATAATAAAGTACTTTTAACCTTTATTGAGTAGTAGGAAATAAACTTCCTACTACTTTTTTAAAATAAATTGTATTCATTGTGTTAAAATTATGCTAAAATAGAATAGTAACTATACATAAGAATAATAGTTGGGAGTGATACAATTGGATTTACATTATCTTAGAATATTTTATGAAGTAGCCAAAGAAAAAAGTTTTACTAAAGCAGCTAATAAATTATACATAAATCAATCAGCGGTTTCAATTCAAGTTAAAAAATTTGAGGAAATTTTAAATTCTAAACTTTTTGATAGAAGTTCAAAGAAGATAAAATTAACTTATACTGGGGAAGCTCTTTTCAAAATGGCAGAGGAAATTTTTGAAAAAGTTAAAAGAGCTGAAAAAGAGATGGAAAGAATCATTAACTTAGATAAAGCTAAGATTTCAATCGGTGCTACATCTGTTATTGGTGAACCTTTACTTCCTCTTTTAATGAAAGATTTTATATCTTTACATGACGAGATAGAATACGATATTACAATATCTACTAAAGCTTGGCTTTTAAAGCTTTTAAAAGAGGGAGAACTGGATATTCTTTTAATTGATGAAGAACATATAACAGATCCTAATTTAGAAGTTTTAACTGTTGGTTCTGTTCCTTATATTCTTGTAGGAACAAAGAATACACAAAAATTAGAAGCTATATCTAAAGAACCTTTAATATCTAGAAAAAATATTTATAATAATGAAAAAGCTATCAGCTATCTAGAGGATAAAAACCATGTTTGTTTCAACACTAAAATTCCTGTACTAGGAAATTTAGGAGTTATTAAAGGGATGGTAAAAGAAGGGATTGGAAACGTTATTCTGCCTTATTATGCTGTTTATAAAGAGATACAAAGCGATGAATTTAAAGTTATTAGAACTATCGATGAAGTTACTGATTCTTATCAAATAGTTATAACAAAAGATAAGAAAAATTTAGCACACATCATTAAATTTATCAATTTCGTTAAAAATTTTAAACTTTAATCTATGTAATTTAGGAGGCTAATATGAACTTATTAGATTCGTACAAAATAACTGCTGATCTTTTAGAAAAATTTATAAAAGAGGAAGCTGAAAAAAAAGAAACTGAAAAAGTTGCGAAAGATCTTGCATCTATCTTTGAAAATGGAAACAAAGTACTAATCTGTGGAAACGGAGGAAGTAACTGTGATGCTCTACACTTTGCAGAAGAGTTTACAGGAAGATTTAGAAAAGATAGAAGAGCTTTACCTGCAATATCATTATCAGATTCATCACATATAACTTGTGTTGGAAATGATTATGGATTTGATTACATCTTCTCTAGAGGTGTTGAAGCTTACGGTAAAGAGGGAGATATGTTTATTGGTATCTCTACAAGTGGGAACTCTGCTAATGTTATAAAAGCTGTTGAAGCAGCTAAAAAAATGGGACTAAAAACTACTGTACTTCTTGGAAAAGATGGAGGAAAACTTAAAGGAATGTGTGATTATGAGTTCATCATTCCTGGAGAAACTTCTGATAGAATCCAAGAAATACACATGATGATATTACATATTATTATTGAAGGTGTAGAAAAAATAATGTTCCCAGAAAATTATTAAAAATACCCTTTTTAGGGTATTTTTTTTGAGGTGATTTTATGTTAAAGAAAATTTTTTTATTTTTTATTATATCCATTTTAACTTTTTCAAGCGACTCAAACTCAAAAACAGAAGCTTATATTGCTTCTTTTAATACTCTAAGACTTGGAAAAGGAGAAAAAGACTACACGCATCTTGCCAAATCTATTGAACCATTCGATATCATTGGATTGGTTGAAGTTATGAATAAAAAAGGACTTTATAAATTAATATCTGAGGTTGAAAAAATAAGTAATTCAAAATGGGGGTATGAAATCTCTCCATATCCTGTTGGAACTGCAGAGTACAAAGAGTACTACGCTTTTTTATATAAAAAAAATAAAGTTCAATTTATAAAAAGTGAAGGGTTTTATCCAGATACAAATGATGATTTTATACGTGAACCATATGGTGCAACTTTTAAAATTAATAATTTTGATTTTACATATGTCTTAATACACTCTATCTATGGTAAGAAAGTTTCACAAAGACAATTTGAAGCCAATAAAATCATAGAGATTTACAACTATTTTCAAAATTTGGATCCTGTAGAAAACGATATTTTGATAGGTGGTGACTTCAATTTAGCTGCTAATGATTCAGCCTTTGAAAATCTTTTAAATCATAAAGATAATATCATCTACTCTTTAGATCCCTCAATTAAAACAACAATTGGAACTAAAGGTTTTGCAAACTCTTATGACAATATCTTTCTTTCTAAAAAATTCACCACTGAATTTAAAGGAAAAAGTGGTGCTCTAGATATTACTAGAGATGATTATATTAAAACTAGAAAGGAGGTCTCTGATCATCTACCTATTTTTATAATAGTAGATACAGATATTGATGATGACTAAAGCATTTATCTTTTTAAATGGTGAGTTTTCAAACTCACCTGATTTTTATAAATCTTTAAATATAGATGAAAAACATCTCTATTGTGCTGATGGAGGAAGTAAAAAAGCAATTCAACTTGGATTGAGCCCTAAAGAAGTTTGGGGAGATTTTGATTCTCTTGAAAGTGAAGACTTTGAATATTTAAAAACTCAAGATATTATTTTAAATATTTTTAATAAGGATAAAGATTTCACCGATGGAGAACTTCTTATCTCATACGTTTCATCTTTAAAATATAATGAAATTATTGTTATCGGTGGATTTGGAGGAAGAATAGATCATACTTTAACAAATATAAATCTTATTTTTAAATATCCAAAACTTAAATTTGTTAGTGAAATAGAAGAATTATTTTTTGTACCACAAAGTTTTGAAATTGAAAATAAAATCGGAAAAACTATATCATTCATTCCTTTCTCAGATAAAGTTACAGCTTTAACTTTAAAAGGATTTAAGTACTCTTTAGATAAACATACACTAAACAGAGGTGACTCAACATGTTTAAGTAACATTATTACTCAAAACAAAGCTTTTATCTCTTATTCCGAAGGAAAACTTTTAGGAAGTTTAAGTTTAGATTGACTTTCATTTTAAAATAATGTAGGCTATTTAATAGCAAAAAAAATTCGGGAGGCGTTTTACAATGACTAATTTATCAACAAAAAGTAAGCTTTTACTTGGGATTCAGCACGTACTAGCTATGTTTGGAGCCACAGTTTTAGTTCCATTTTTAACTGGTTTAAATCCTTCAGTTGCACTTTTATCTGCTGGAATAGGAACTTTACTTTTTCACCTTTGTACTAAAGGAATTGTTCCTGTTTTCTTAGGTTCATCTTTTGCTTTTATTGGAGCTCTAGCTCTTGTTTTAAAAGAAGAGGGAATTGCCGCAATTAAAGGTGGGGTTATCTCTGCTGGTTTTGTATACATCTTTATGTCTTGGATGATAAAGGTTTTTGGTGTTGAAAAAATCAAATCATTTTTCCCACCTGTTGTAGTTGGTCCAATTATTATGGTTATTGGGCTTAGACTAAGTCCTGTAGCTCTATCAATGGCTGGATACTCAAATGGACATTTTGATTTAAAAAGCTTAGCCGTAGCTATGATAGTTATCATATCTATGATTACCATTTCAATTTTAGAAAAATCATTCTTTAGATTAGTACCAATCTTAATATCAGTTATTTTAGGTTATGTTGTTTCTATCTTCTTAGGATTAGTTGATTTTACTCCTATCGCTGCTGCTAACTGGATTGGATTCTCATCTGAAGCTTTAAAAGATTTACTTACTCTACCTAAGTTTTCTACAACTGCAGTTTTAGCTATTGCTCCTATCGCTCTTGTTGTTTTTATTGAGCATATTGGTGACATCACAACTAATGGTGCTGTTGTTGGAAAAGATTTCTTTAAAAACCCTGGAATTTCAAGAACACTTTTAGGTGATGGAGTTGCAACTGTTGCTGCTGGACTTTTAGGTGGTCCTGCTAACACTACTTATGGAGAAAATACTGGAGTTCTTGCGGTTACAAAAGTATACGATCCTGCAATTTTGAGAATCGCCGCTTGTTATGCTATAGCTCTTAGCTTTATTGGAAAATTTGGAGTTATCTTACAAACTATTC
Above is a genomic segment from Cetobacterium sp. ZOR0034 containing:
- the lon gene encoding endopeptidase La, whose translation is MSRLPFLPTREMVLFPGTASPLYVGRERSLLTMNFAMKTKNKLVLSLQKDSLEENPALPEGIHKIGVLANIVQSIPLPNKSIKVLIDVDKRVLIENIVEEDGILFADYSVISATEETSPELTALKRKVINLFEEYSTLTNQVSAELMVQLKGLRKAGKIFDSIAFNLEIEESLKVELLELLDVKDRGYKLVEILNNEIEIASIEQKVDQKVKEKINESQKSYFIREKINTLREELGKNGGDEETDELFDKVRNSPLPKEAKDKLEIELKKLGKMAPYSAEATVSRAYIESVLELPWGVLTTETLDLKIAHEVLEKDHYGLKDVKNRILDYLAVKKLNPDMKGTILCLAGPPGVGKTSLAKSVADALGRNFIRISLGGVRDEAEIRGHRRTYIGSMPGKIIKAIKNAGSVNPVILLDEIDKMSSDFKGDPASAMLEVLDPEQNKHFEDHYLDMPFDLSKVFFIATANDLRSIPGPLRDRMEIITLSSYTEFEKLHIANSYLIKQAQVENGLSNIKINITDKAVLKIIDEYTREAGVRNLKREISGLFRKVARDVIDKDAKSASITVKNLESYLGHPKFRPEKMKKAVSKVGVVNGLAWTAVGGMTLEVQGVQIPGKGSLSLTGTLGNVMKESAMVAFTYLKANFDKFNVEPTVLDKKDIHLHFPEGATPKDGPSAGTAITTTILSVLTGRKVKQTFAMTGEITITGEVLPVGGIKEKVIGAHRAGIKNIILPEDNKVDVEEIPEEVMKDIKIYFASTYDDVEKLALEK
- the yihA gene encoding ribosome biogenesis GTP-binding protein YihA/YsxC produces the protein MIVKQADFVKSAVFEKDYPEELSHIEFAFVGRSNVGKSSLINSITGRNKLAKTSKTPGRTQLINYFLINKEFFFVDLPGYGFAKVPKEMKKEWGLTMERYLASPRKKLVFVLLDIRRIPSGEDLDMLRWLDHYGTPFKIIFTKMDKVSNNEKFKALKDIRTKVDFHNDDVFFHSSLNNNGKEQVLEYIENCLKGEIE
- a CDS encoding valine--tRNA ligase; amino-acid sequence: MNELATTYSPNEIEGKWYKYWEESKFFAATLDDNKANYSIVIPPPNVTGILHMGHILNNSIQDVLVRYKRMSGYNTLWMPGTDHAGIATQNRVERKLAENGLTKEDLGRDEFIKQVWEWKEQYGGAITNQLRRIGASLDWDRERFTMDEGLSESVKDIFIKLFNDGLIYQGEYMVNWCPRCGTALADDEVEHEEKAGSLWNIKYPVKGSDEFLIIATTRPETMLADVAIAVNPNDERYSHLVGKNVILPLVGREIPVIADEYVDMEFGTGALKITPAHDPNDFTLGQKFNLPIINMMTPEGKVSNDYPAYAGMDRFDARKKMVADLEEGGFLVKVESHSHNVGGCYRCNTVVEPRVSKQWFVKMKPLAEKALEVVRNGKVKLMPKRWEKVYYNWLENIRDWCISRQIWWGHRIPAWYGPDMHIFVAKTEEEAFAQAKAHYGHDVELTQETDVLDTWFSSALWPFSTLGWPDKTTELAKFYPTSTLVTGADILFFWVARMVMFGMYTMDDIPFENVYLHGIVRDEIGRKMSKSLGNSPDPLNLIEEYGADAIRFTMLYNTSQGQDVHFSEKLIEMGRNFANKIWNVSRFVLMNLEDFDMKSFDKSNVQLELVDEWIFSKLNKTSKDVADKLEKFQLDEAAKSLYEFLRGDFCDWYVELAKVRLYNKEESGIQSRQTAQYVLWTVLDAGLKLLHPFMPYITEEIWQKIKVDGETIMLSSYPVCDDSLVSDEKEKAFEYIQGLISSLRNIRAERGISPAKEAKVVIRTSNPVELETLKANELFITKLAKIEELTVGSDLATPEQSGFRVNGNSEVFMILTGLLDVESEIKKINEQLEKVKKDLDKANAKLSDERFTSKAPAHILDRERRIQQEFQDKYDKLMENLKNFQ
- a CDS encoding LysR family transcriptional regulator, whose amino-acid sequence is MDLHYLRIFYEVAKEKSFTKAANKLYINQSAVSIQVKKFEEILNSKLFDRSSKKIKLTYTGEALFKMAEEIFEKVKRAEKEMERIINLDKAKISIGATSVIGEPLLPLLMKDFISLHDEIEYDITISTKAWLLKLLKEGELDILLIDEEHITDPNLEVLTVGSVPYILVGTKNTQKLEAISKEPLISRKNIYNNEKAISYLEDKNHVCFNTKIPVLGNLGVIKGMVKEGIGNVILPYYAVYKEIQSDEFKVIRTIDEVTDSYQIVITKDKKNLAHIIKFINFVKNFKL
- the gmhA gene encoding D-sedoheptulose 7-phosphate isomerase, producing MNLLDSYKITADLLEKFIKEEAEKKETEKVAKDLASIFENGNKVLICGNGGSNCDALHFAEEFTGRFRKDRRALPAISLSDSSHITCVGNDYGFDYIFSRGVEAYGKEGDMFIGISTSGNSANVIKAVEAAKKMGLKTTVLLGKDGGKLKGMCDYEFIIPGETSDRIQEIHMMILHIIIEGVEKIMFPENY
- a CDS encoding endonuclease/exonuclease/phosphatase family protein; this encodes MLKKIFLFFIISILTFSSDSNSKTEAYIASFNTLRLGKGEKDYTHLAKSIEPFDIIGLVEVMNKKGLYKLISEVEKISNSKWGYEISPYPVGTAEYKEYYAFLYKKNKVQFIKSEGFYPDTNDDFIREPYGATFKINNFDFTYVLIHSIYGKKVSQRQFEANKIIEIYNYFQNLDPVENDILIGGDFNLAANDSAFENLLNHKDNIIYSLDPSIKTTIGTKGFANSYDNIFLSKKFTTEFKGKSGALDITRDDYIKTRKEVSDHLPIFIIVDTDIDDD
- a CDS encoding thiamine diphosphokinase, producing the protein MTKAFIFLNGEFSNSPDFYKSLNIDEKHLYCADGGSKKAIQLGLSPKEVWGDFDSLESEDFEYLKTQDIILNIFNKDKDFTDGELLISYVSSLKYNEIIVIGGFGGRIDHTLTNINLIFKYPKLKFVSEIEELFFVPQSFEIENKIGKTISFIPFSDKVTALTLKGFKYSLDKHTLNRGDSTCLSNIITQNKAFISYSEGKLLGSLSLD
- a CDS encoding uracil-xanthine permease family protein — protein: MTNLSTKSKLLLGIQHVLAMFGATVLVPFLTGLNPSVALLSAGIGTLLFHLCTKGIVPVFLGSSFAFIGALALVLKEEGIAAIKGGVISAGFVYIFMSWMIKVFGVEKIKSFFPPVVVGPIIMVIGLRLSPVALSMAGYSNGHFDLKSLAVAMIVIISMITISILEKSFFRLVPILISVILGYVVSIFLGLVDFTPIAAANWIGFSSEALKDLLTLPKFSTTAVLAIAPIALVVFIEHIGDITTNGAVVGKDFFKNPGISRTLLGDGVATVAAGLLGGPANTTYGENTGVLAVTKVYDPAILRIAACYAIALSFIGKFGVILQTIPTPVMGGVSVILFGMIASVGVRTVIDAEIDFSHSRNLLIASLIFVLGIAIDNIIIWKTVSLSGLAIAALIGVTLNKILPKDQIDN